A part of Drosophila ananassae strain 14024-0371.13 chromosome 2R, ASM1763931v2, whole genome shotgun sequence genomic DNA contains:
- the LOC6507126 gene encoding mucin-5AC isoform X8: MLYSATEKRKLIIKCVLSVVLFNQIVHIHAHSNPRLDKGYGIRDTEFAKNGDISPDENPANQWDSRTKSKDTTNSPNHTTTVDPDESTTSPAKDTTTENADESTTSPPEKTTSEDPDESTTSAPDETTAEDPGESTSSPPKETTTVDPIESTTSPPEESTIGDPEESTTSAPDDTTTEDPDESTTSAPDETTAEDPDESTTSAPDETTAVDPDESTTSAPEETTTEDPDDSTTFAPEETTTEDPDESTTSAPEETTTEDPDESTTSAPEETTTEDPDESTTSAPDETTAEDPDASTTSAPDGTTAEDPDESTTSAPDETTAEDPDESTTSAPEETTTEDPDESTTSAPDETTAEDPDESTTSAPEETTTEDPDESTTSPSEESTTGDPDESTTSAPNDTTTEDPDDSTTSAPDETTAEDPDDSTTSAPEETTTEDPDESTTSAPDETTAEDPDDSTTSAPEETTTEDPDESTTSAPDETTAEDPDESTTSAPDGTTAEDPDESTTSAPEETTTEDPDESTTSAPDETTAEDPDASTTSAPDGTTAEDPDESTTSAPDETTAEDPDESTTSAPEETTTEDPDESTTSAPDETTAEDPDESTTSAPEETTTEDPDESTTSAPDETTAEDPDESTTSAPDETTAEDPDESTTSAPEETTTEDPDESTTSAPDETTAEDPDESTTSAPEETTTEDPDESTTSAPDETTAEDPDESTTSAPDETTAEDPDESTTSAPDGTTAEDPDESTTSAPEETTTEDPDESTTSAPDETTAEDPDESTTSAPDETTAEDPDVRTTSAPDETTAEDPDESTTSAPDGTTAEDPDESTTSAPEETTTEDPDESTTSAPDETTAEDPDASTTSAPDGTTAEDPDESTTSAPEETTTEDPDESTTSAPDETTAEDPDESTTSAPEETTTEDPDESTTSAPDETTAEDPDESTTSAPDETTAEDPDESTTSAPEETTTEDPDESTTSAPDETTAEDPDESTTSAPEETTTEDPDESTTSAPDETTAEDPDESTTSAPDETTAEDPDESTTSAPDGTTAEDPDESTTSAPEETTTEDPDESTTSAPDETTAEDPDESTTSAPDETTAEDPDVRTTSAPDETTAEDPDESTTSAPDGTTAEDPDESTTSAPEETTTEDTDESTTSAPEETTTEDPDESTTSAPEETTTEDPDESTTSAPEETTTEDTDESTTSAPDETTAEDPDESTTSAPEETTTEDPDESTTSAPDETTADDPDESTTSAPDGTTAEDPDESTTSAAEETTTEDPDESTTSAPDETTTEDPDESTTSAPDETTAEDPDESTTSAPEETTTEDPDESTTSAPDETTAEDPDESTTSAPDGTTAEDPDESTTSAPEETTTEDPDESTTSAPDETTADDPDESTTSAPDGTTAEDPDESTTSAAEETTTEDPDESTTSAPDETTAEDPDESTTSAPEETTTEDPDESTTSAPDETTAEDPDESTTSAPDGTTAEDPDESTTSAPEETTTEDPDESTTSAPDETTAEDPDESTTSAPDETTAEDPDESTTSAPEETTTEDPDESTTSAPEETTTEDPDESTTSAPEETTTEDPDESTTSAPEETTTEDPDESTTSAPEQTSTEDPEESTTSAPDETTAEDPDESTTSVPDETTAEDPDESTTSVPDETTAEDPDESTTSAPEQTSTEDPEESTTSAPDETTAEDPDESTTSVPDETTAEDPDESTTSVPDETTAEDPDESTTSAPEETTTEDPDERTTSSPDETTAEDPDERTTSAPDETTAQDPDESTTSAPEESTTEDPDESTTSAPEETTTAASDSTKPEQSTASAPTETTTLAPYESTSSAPEESSTAGQDSTEPGQTTTLVPEESPTTRSTSSSSGSETTSIPDTSTSSLPPLSCSSGYPYLPYPSDCRKFIQCSGNVEYIKECPPTLYWDYKNLVCVPDSSGCYGDEGIHEKPAENVCSGGASYVPDPSDCTKFVQCSNGQPFYLQCSPNLYWDPILNVCGWSDEYCHKDKLIDVKVCDAPGMKYDQFPGDCSRYIKCSESGGILMSCNLGLFWNPIENVCEKSKRFCN, from the exons ATGCTCTACAGTGCTACGGAGAAAcggaaattaataataaaatgcgTTTTATCGGTGGTGTTGTTCAACCAAATAGTGCACATTCACGCGCACTCGAATCCTCGTCTGGATAAGGGATACGGGATAAGGGATAcagaatttgcaaaaaatgGGGATATATCGCCCGATGAAAACCCTGCAAATCAGTGGGATTCTAGGACTAAATCAAAAGACACAACCAATTCGCCAAACCACACTACCACAGTAGATCCTGATGAGAGCACCACTTCTCCGGCAAAGGATACAACAACCGAGAATGCTGACGAGAGCACCACATCTCCGCCAGAGAAGACTACCAGCGAGGATCCTGACGAGAGCACAACTTCTGCGCCAGACGAAACAACCGCAGAGGATCCTGGCGAGAGCACCAGTTCTCCACCAAAGGAGACTACCACGGTGGATCCTATAGAGAGCACAACTTCTCCACCTGAGGAATCTACCATAGGGGATCCTGAAGAGAGCACAACTTCTGCTCCAGACGATACTACCACAGAGGATCCTGACGAGAGCACCACTTCTGCTCCAGACGAAACTACCGCCGAGGATCCTGACGAGAGCACCACTTCTGCTCCAGACGAAACTACCGCCGTGGATCCTGACGAGAGCACAACTTCTGCGCCAGAGGAGACTACAACTGAGGATCCTGACGATAGCACCACTTTTGCTCCAGAGGAGACTACAACTGAGGATCCTGACGAGAGCACAACTTCTGCGCCAGAGGAGACTACAACTGAG GATCCTGACGAGAGCACCACTTCTGCGCCAGAGGAGACTACAACTGAGGATCCTGACGAGAGCACAACTTCTGCGCCAGACGAAACTACCGCAGAGGATCCTGACGCGAGCACCACTTCTGCTCCAGACGGAACTACCGCAGAGGATCCTGACGAGAGCACAACTTCTGCGCCAGACGAAACTACCGCAGAGGATCCTGACGAGAGCACCACTTCTGCGCCAGAGGAGACTACAACTGAGGATCCTGACGAGAGCACAACTTCTGCGCCAGACGAAACTACCGCAGAGGATCCTGACGAGAGCACAACTTCTGCGCCAGAGGAGACTACAACTGAGGATCCTGACGAGAGCACAACTTCTCCATCCGAGGAATCTACCACAGGGGATCCTGATGAGAGCACAACTTCTGCTCCAAACGATACTACCACAGAGGATCCTGACGACAGCACAACATCTGCGCCAGACGAAACTACCGCAGAGGATCCTGACGACAGCACAACTTCTGCGCCAGAGGAGACTACAACTGAGGATCCTGACGAGAGCACAACTTCTGCGCCAGACGAAACTACCGCAGAGGATCCTGACGACAGCACCACTTCTGCGCCAGAGGAGACTACAACTGAGGATCCTGACGAGAGCACAACTTCTGCGCCAGACGAAACTACCGCAGAGGATCCTGACGAGAGCACCACTTCTGCTCCAGACGGAACTACCGCAGAGGATCCTGACGAGAGCACAACTTCTGCGCCAGAGGAGACTACAACTGAGGATCCTGACGAGAGCACAACTTCTGCGCCAGACGAAACTACCGCAGAGGATCCTGACGCGAGCACCACTTCTGCTCCAGACGGAACTACCGCAGAGGATCCTGACGAGAGCACAACTTCTGCGCCAGACGAAACTACCGCAGAGGATCCTGACGAGAGCACCACTTCTGCGCCAGAGGAGACTACAACTGAGGATCCTGACGAGAGCACAACTTCTGCGCCAGACGAAACTACCGCAGAGGATCCTGACGAGAGCACAACTTCTGCGCCAGAGGAGACTACAACTGAGGATCCTGACGAGAGCACCACTTCTGCGCCAGACGAAACTACCGCAGAGGATCCTGACGAGAGCACCACTTCTGCGCCAGACGAAACTACCGCAGAGGATCCTGACGAGAGCACAACTTCTGCGCCAGAGGAGACTACAACTGAGGATCCTGACGAGAGCACCACTTCTGCGCCAGACGAAACTACCGCAGAGGATCCTGACGAGAGCACAACTTCTGCGCCAGAGGAGACTACAACTGAGGATCCTGACGAGAGCACAACTTCTGCGCCAGACGAAACTACCGCAGAGGATCCTGACGAGAGCACCACTTCTGCTCCAGACGAAACTACCGCAGAGGATCCTGACGAGAGCACCACTTCTGCTCCAGACGGAACTACCGCAGAGGATCCTGATGAGAGCACAACTTCTGCGCCAGAGGAGACTACAACTGAGGATCCTGACGAGAGCACAACTTCTGCGCCAGACGAAACTACCGCAGAGGATCCTGACGAGAGCACAACTTCTGCTCCAGACGAAACTACCGCAGAGGATCCTGACGTGAGAACAACTTCTGCTCCAGACGAAACTACCGCAGAGGATCCTGACGAGAGCACCACTTCTGCTCCAGACGGAACTACCGCAGAGGATCCTGACGAGAGCACAACTTCTGCGCCAGAGGAGACTACAACTGAGGATCCTGACGAGAGCACAACTTCTGCGCCAGACGAAACTACCGCAGAGGATCCTGACGCGAGCACCACTTCTGCTCCAGACGGAACTACCGCAGAGGATCCTGACGAGAGCACAACTTCTGCGCCAGAGGAGACTACAACTGAGGATCCTGACGAGAGCACAACTTCTGCGCCAGACGAAACTACCGCAGAGGATCCTGACGAGAGCACAACTTCTGCTCCAGAGGAGACTACAACTGAGGATCCTGACGAGAGCACCACTTCTGCGCCAGACGAAACTACCGCAGAGGATCCTGACGAGAGCACCACTTCTGCGCCAGACGAAACTACCGCAGAGGATCCTGACGAGAGCACAACTTCTGCGCCAGAGGAGACTACAACTGAGGATCCTGACGAGAGCACCACTTCTGCGCCAGACGAAACTACCGCAGAGGATCCTGACGAGAGCACAACTTCTGCGCCAGAGGAGACTACAACTGAGGATCCTGACGAGAGCACAACTTCTGCGCCAGACGAAACTACCGCAGAGGATCCTGACGAGAGCACCACTTCTGCTCCAGACGAAACTACCGCAGAGGATCCTGACGAGAGCACCACTTCTGCTCCAGACGGAACTACCGCAGAGGATCCTGATGAGAGCACAACTTCTGCGCCAGAGGAGACTACAACTGAGGATCCTGACGAGAGCACAACTTCTGCGCCAGACGAAACTACCGCAGAGGATCCTGACGAGAGCACAACTTCTGCTCCAGACGAAACTACCGCAGAGGATCCTGACGTGAGAACGACTTCTGCTCCAGACGAAACTACCGCAGAGGATCCTGACGAGAGCACCACTTCTGCTCCAGACGGAACTACCGCAGAGGATCCTGATGAGAGCACAACTTCTGCGCCAGAGGAGACTACAACTGAGGATACTGACGAGAGCACAACTTCTGCGCCAGAGGAGACTACAACTGAGGATCCTGACGAGAGCACAACTTCTGCGCCAGAGGAGACTACAACTGAGGATCCTGACGAGAGCACAACTTCTGCGCCAGAGGAGACTACAACTGAGGATACTGACGAGAGCACAACTTCTGCGCCAGACGAAACTACCGCAGAGGATCCTGATGAGAGCACAACTTCTGCGCCAGAGGAGACTACAACTGAGGATCCTGACGAGAGCACAACTTCTGCGCCAGACGAAACTACCGCAGATGATCCTGACGAGAGCACCACTTCTGCTCCAGACGGAACTACCGCAGAGGATCCTGACGAGAGCACAACTTCTGCGGCAGAGGAGACTACAACTGAGGATCCTGACGAGAGCACAACTTCTGCGCCAGACGAGACTACAACTGAGGATCCTGACGAGAGCACAACTTCTGCGCCAGACGAAACTACCGCAGAGGATCCTGATGAGAGCACAACTTCTGCGCCAGAGGAGACTACAACTGAGGATCCTGACGAGAGCACAACTTCTGCGCCAGACGAAACTACCGCAGAGGATCCTGACGAGAGCACCACTTCTGCTCCAGACGGAACTACCGCAGAGGATCCTGACGAGAGCACAACTTCTGCGCCAGAGGAGACTACAACTGAG GATCCTGACGAGAGCACAACTTCTGCGCCAGACGAAACTACCGCAGATGATCCTGACGAGAGCACCACTTCTGCTCCAGACGGAACTACCGCAGAGGATCCTGACGAGAGCACAACTTCTGCGGCAGAGGAGACTACAACTGAGGATCCTGACGAGAGCACAACTTCTGCGCCAGACGAAACTACCGCAGAGGATCCTGACGAGAGCACAACTTCTGCGCCAGAGGAGACTACAACTGAGGATCCTGACGAGAGCACAACTTCTGCGCCAGACGAAACTACCGCAGAGGATCCTGACGAGAGCACCACTTCTGCTCCAGACGGAACTACCGCAGAGGATCCTGACGAGAGCACAACTTCTGCGCCAGAGGAGACTACAACTGAGGATCCTGACGAGAGCACAACTTCTGCGCCAGACGAAACTACCGCAGAGGATCCTGACGAGAGCACCACTTCTGCTCCAGACGAAACTACCGCAGAGGATCCTGACGAGAGCACAACTTCTGCGCCAGAGGAGACTACAACTGAGGATCCTGACGAGAGCACAACTTCTGCGCCAGAGGAGACTACAACTGAGGATCCTGACGAGAGCACAACTTCTGCGCCAGAGGAGACTACAACTGAGGATCCTGACGAGAGCACAACTTCTGCGCCAGAGGAGACTACAACTGAGGATCCTGACGAGAGCACCACTTCTGCGCCAGAGCAGACTTCAACCGAGGATCCTGAAGAGAGCACAACTTCTGCTCCAGACGAAACTACCGCAGAGGATCCTGACGAGAGCACAACTTCTGTTCCAGACGAAACTACCGCAGAGGATCCTGACGAGAGCACAACTTCTGTTCCAGACGAAACTACCGCAGAGGATCCTGACGAGAGCACAACTTCTGCGCCAGAGCAGACTTCAACCGAGGATCCTGAAGAGAGCACAACTTCTGCTCCAGACGAAACTACCGCAGAGGATCCTGACGAGAGCACAACTTCTGTTCCAGACGAAACTACCGCAGAGGATCCTGACGAGAGCACAACTTCTGTTCCAGACGAAACTACCGCAGAGGATCCTGACGAGAGCACAACTTCTGCGCCAGAGGAGACTACAACTGAGGATCCTGACGAGAGAACAACTTCTTCGCCAGACGAAACTACCGCAGAGGATCCTGACGAGAGAACTACTTCTGCTCCAGACGAAACTACCGCACAGGATCCTGACGAGAGCACCACTTCGGCACCAGAGGAGAGTACCACCGAGGATCCTGATGAGAGCACAACTTCTGCGCCTGAAGAGACTACTACGGCAGCATCGGATTCAACAAAACCAGAGCAGAGCACCGCTTCTGCGCCAACGGAGACTACTACATTAGCACCATATGAGAGTACATCGTCAGCGCCAGAGGAGTCTTCTACAGCGGGACAGGATTCTACAGAGCCGGGGCAGACCACTACTTTGGTGCCAGAGGAGTCTCCGACCACGCGATCGACTAGTTCCTCTTCCGGTTCCGAAACCACGTCCATACCCGATACGTCGACTTCCTCACTACCACCGCTGTCGTGTAGTAGCGGGTATCCTTACCTGCCGTACCCATCCGATTGTCGCAAGTTTATCCAGTGCAGTGGGAATGTCGAGTACATAAAGGAGTGTCCACCTACACTCTATTGGGACTATAAAAATCTCGTCTGTGTCCCAGATAGCAGCGGGTGTTATGGCGATGAAGGAATCCACGAGAAGCCCGCGGAAAATGTGTGTAGCGGGGGAGCATCATATGTACCTGATCCAAGCGACTGCACAAAGTTCGTCCAATGCAGCAATGGCCAGCCATTCTATCTACAATGTTCTCCGAACCTGTACTGGGATCCCATACTCAATGTCTGCGGCTGGTCGGATGAATACTGTCATAAGGATAAACTTATCGATGTAAAGGTCTGTGATGCGCCAGGCATGAAATATGACCAGTTCCCAGGCGATTGTTCGAGGTACATTAAGTGTTCTGAATCGGGAGGAATCCTGATGAGCTGTAATCTTGGACTATTCTGGAATCCCATTGAAAACGTCTGCGAAAAGTCGAAGAGGTTCTGCAATTGA